AACTCCATATTTCCGAAGGCACGGTCAAGACGCACGTGCACCGGATTCTGCAGAAGTTCGGCGTCGAGGACCGAACACAAGCCGTGGTATTGGCACTGCGCCACGGAATCGTCCAGTGAGGACGGGCCGTTTCGTGTTCCGGTCGGGATCGGACCTCTATCTGAAGATAGACAGGGCCGTGAAACTTCGTCGTGCAATGTCAGCCTGCGTGTAGACGCCAATTCTCTTGTGGTTCGGTACGCTCATCTTGCGCCATTGCGATACCCCATCGCGACGGTGCAAAGTCCAGACACACAGGAGGAATTCAGGTGCACGACGCATCTTACGCAAGAGATATCATCATCGGGATTGTTTTGCTCGGCGTGCTGATTCAGCGCCAACTCACGCCGCGGCCGCTCAGCGGCAGGTTACTGCTTCTCCCGGGAATTTTGGGGGTCTACGCCATCTATGCCGCTGCTGGTAACGCACAAGTCGGACTCGCGGGGTGGATTTCCCTGCTCGTCACCCTCGTGCTCAGCCTGGTGGTTGGACTGATTCGGGGACGTTTGACGCACGTCTATCAAGAAAACGGCCGTTGGATGGTTGCAGGTTCATGGAAGACGCTCGTGTTTTGGCTGGCATCCATCCCCATTCGATACGGCGTCCACTTTCTGTTGGTGCCCCTGCTGGGCCCCGGTGCCGCGTTTCAAGGCTCCACCAGCACGCTGCCCTACCTCTTCTCCATCGCGGGCCTCATGCTGGGGCGTGCCGCCATGCTTGCCCTTCGGCACCCAGAAGCCGTCCGGCAGGCGAGTCTCGACCGGAAACGCGACAGGGCCGCACGGCGCGGGCGGTAAGCCGGCGTTCGCAGTTCACATGAGGCTGCCAAAAGCAGAGACAAACTTTGTTATCATGGAGGGGGAACAGCAAAAAAGTGAGGCGTGCTTGATACCGTCGAGATCGGAATTCAAGTACTTGCATCAACGAACACAGGTGTCAAACGGGTCTCACCTGCTGCTGATGTCCAGAATGGGGTGAGCCTTTTGAAGCAGCGAATCCTGGTCATCGAGGACGATGAGAACATCCGTGATGTGTGCAGGCGCTATATGGAACGAGAAGGGTACGAAGTCCTCGCCGCGTCTGACGGATATGAAGGCAGTGCAATGTTTCAACGCTGCGAAACCGATCTCGTCGTCGTCGACATCATGCTGCCGGGAAAGGATGGGTATGAGCTTTGTCAGGAGATTCGCCAGCAAGCCGACACACCCATTATCATTCTCACCGCCCGTGGCGACGAACGGGACAGACTGATGGGACTGACCCTTGGTGCCGATGACTATCTCACCAAACCGTTTTCCCCACGTGAACTGATGCTCCGCATACACAACGTTCTCCGGCGAGTCAATCTTTCAAAGTCTCTTGACCCGCAGGATTCAGCAGTTTTGTCCTACGGTCGTCTGACCATCGACTTGTCGGTGCGGCGAGTCATGATTGCCGGCCAGGCGATTGATTTAACAGCGAAGGAATTTGAGGTCCTCTGCGTGATGGCACGACGGCCCGGGCAGGTTTTTTCAAAAGGACAATTGTTAGATCTCGTATGGGGATACGACAATCTCGTGAACACCAGCGCCGTCACCGTACTGATTCGCAGACTTCGCGAAAAAATCGAGACAAACCCTTCCCAGCCAGTTTTCATTCGGACCGTCTGGGGAATTGGTTACCGATTTGAGCCCAGTGGAGAGGGCCGTACATGAAGCTTCGGACACAGTTACTATTGATTAACGCGGCAAGCATTGCCCTGTTGGTGGCTGCCGTGGCGGCAAGTCACACCATGATGCTGCTCGATGTTCATCAGGCACGGCTGTTGACCATCATCACAATCGCTGCGGGCATCCTCTCGTCTGTCGCCTATTGGGGGATGACCATCCCGGTAAGCCGTTCAATCCAGGAACTCATTGGGTTCGCCGAGCAGGTGGGAGACGGGCAGCTGGAAGACGCCTCCATGCATCCATCGGGACCGTATGAAGTTCGTCAATTGACCCGGTCCGTGCAAGACATGAAAGCGCGGCTCCAAAGTCACCTGCGCCAGCTTGAACTCGACGAAAAAACCCGCCGGGAATTGATTGCCAATGTATCGCACGACTTGAGGACACCGATTGCGTCAATTCAGTCGTTCGTGGAAGCGCTGCAAGATAGGGTCATCGATGATACCGAAACATCGCAAGCCTATCTCACGACCATCCATCGAGAAGTACGACGATTGAATTCACTCATTGACGATCTATTTGAACTCTCAAAACTCGAGGCGGGACAGGAGACATTTGAACCAGTGCCCTGCCACCTTGACCAAATTATTATTGAAGTACTGGACAGTTACTCCGTGCGAATTCATGAAAAAATGCTGCAGGTCCACGTGTCTGTCGGTGACGACATCCCTGTTCTCCATCTGATGCCGGAGAAGATGATGCGAGTCCTCAACAATTTGGTCGACAACGCGGTCCGCCATTCCCCCCAAGGCGGCCTGTTACGAATCAACGTCCAGGCACACCCCCATGCAGGCTTTATTGAAGTGACGATTCGAGATGAAGCCGAGCGGGTGACCGGCGAAGACGCGAAACGAGTCTTCGAACGATTTTACCGTGTCGATAAATCGCGTAACAAAAGGTCGGGCGGAGCTGGATTAGGCTTGGCGATTGCCCGTTCCCTTGTCGAACTCCATGGCGGTGAAATTGGCGTACGTACGCCGCCAAACACCACGCAGGGAAACGAATTCTGGTTCACGCTGCCCCTGCACAAACGATGATGCCCATCCGCTTGTAAGATTTGTGAAAGAAATCTGTTCAGACTCTGAAAGATCGCAGCTGTAGTATACAGACCAAGTGAATGCGATCTGCGCTGGGAGTGGATGAACATGCGGATTCAGTGGTTCAAACACGGAACATGGCCCAAGTGGCTGGTCGGGCTGCATCACTACACCATTGCATCCTTCATCCTCTTGACCGCCAGTGGAATGGCACTCTACCTCCCAGCGGTCCACGCCCCCCTCATTCCCTATCTGCCGATTATCTACCGAATTCACATTTTGCTCGGGCTCATCTTCGCCATCACACTGATAACCCCCTTTCTGCGGATTCTGCCCAAAGGGCGGCGCATCTGGAAATTCGACTGGACGCTGCCCATCCTGTTGGGCGTGCCGCTGGTGGCCACCGGCATCTTTTTGTGGGGTGGCACCGTGCTGCCAGCCACCATCACCAGCCATGCGTTTTCATGGCACGGCTGGCTGACCATCGGGTTGGGCGCGTGGATTCTCATTCACGCATTTTATAAAGCGCTCGGCATTCGTCCAAACGCCGCGGGGGTCGCCGGCCGTGTCGATCCAGAGCGTCGATTGTTTCTCCGCTCCGCGGGCATGGGCGCCTTGGGAACACTGGCCATTACGTTTATCGATCCAATCTCGATTGTCCGCGCCCTGCACGCTGCTGGGCCAGGGGCCAGCAGCAGTCCGACAGCGAACGCGCGCGGTGTCCAGCGCTTTGGTGCCTACTACACAGTGGTCAACGGCTATCCGTCCATGGCATTGGATGCTTACCGCCTTCGTGTGGATGGCGACGTCACTTCCGCCAAAACACTGTCGTGGTCACAAATCAAATCCCTCACACCCTACAGTGAAGTCAAGGACTTTCACTGCGTCACGGGCTGGAGCGTACCCAATGTGCACTGGCGGGGGATTCACTTGTCCCAGTTGGTCAGACTGGTAGAGCCCACAAGCCGCGTGAAGTACGTCAATTTCTACTCCTTTGATGGCGCGTACACCGAATCTCTCAGCTTGTCAGAGGCGTTGGACCCGTCTGTCCTGCTGGCGTACGAAATGGACGGTCAACCCCTGGAACAAGCACAAGGCGCACCGCTTCGCTTGGTGGTACCCAAAATGTACGGGTATAAGTCCATCAAGTGGCTAAACCGTGTGGAATTCAGCGACAAGCCCATCACTGGCTATTGGGAGCACTACGGTTATCCCAATGAGGCGTATTTGTAACAAAATAGGCGTATGGCATCACCTTTCGGCCCACGGCTGGCACAGCGCGGCCTACGCTTGTTCAGCAAGGTTCTCCCGGACTTCCGCCCGCCCAATAAAAGCATTGCGTCCCGCGCCCATGCCAAAAATGAACAGCAGCACCGTGATGCCGATGAGCATGAGGAGCGGCACCGTCCAGGCACCGAGCGCATGGTGCAAAAATCCGACCAAAGCAGGCCCGATGGCAGCCATAAGATACCCAACAGACTGCGCCATGCCCGACAGTTTGGCGGCTTCATCGGAGCTTTGGGATCGCAGCCCGAAAAAGGATAAGGCAAGGCTGATGGCCGCGCCGCCAGCGACCCCGATGAGCACAACCCACAACCAATTCAATGCATTGAGTTCACACAAAAGCCCTGCGTAGCCGATCAAAAACAGCAAGCTGCAAAACACCACCAAGCCGCGTTGACTCGCACGCCTCCCTGCGACAATCGGAACCACGAACGACGCTGGCAGGCTGACAAACTGCAGCAGCGACAACATCCAGCCGGAAGCAGTTTCACTCATGCCGCGGCTTTGCAGAATCTCCGGAAGCCAAGCAATGCTGACATAGAAAAGAAACGACTGGAGACCCATGAAGAAGGTGACTTGCCAGGCTAAGCCGGACTTCCACACATTGACCGCAGACTTGATTGCTTGAGGAATGTGGTGCTTCCGCATTTGCGGCAGCCAGACGAGGATGCACACAATCGATAAAATTCCCCAGCTCATCATCGACCCGCGCCATCCCAGGTGCAAAACATGGGACAGTGGGACACTGATGCCCGAGGCAATCGCTGCCCAAACGCTCATCGAGATGGTGTAGAGCCCCGTCATCAGGCCGACCCGCGCCGCAAAATCGCGTTTGACCAAACTGGGCAGCAGCACATTTCCCATGGCAATCCCCACGCCAACCAGGAACATCCCCACGAATAACCCAATATCTGAAAAAATGCCGCGAACCACGATGCCAACGGTGAGCAGCCCCATGCTCGCAGCCAGTGCAAACTCAATCCCAATGCGCCTGGCAATCACCGGCGCAACCGGTGAGACGACCGCAAATGCAACAAGGGGCAAAGTCGTCAGCATGCCTGCCCATGCGGTTGACAACCCTGTGTTCTGACAGATTTCGGTCACGAGCGGTCCCACGCCCGTGATGGCAGCTCGCAGATTCGCCGCCGTGACAATGATGCCCGTCACCAACAGCGCCTGGCTTGCCGCCTGAAAAGACTTCCCCAGTGGCTGATTTCGCTTCTCCACCCAATCTACCTACTTTCTATATCCGAAAGATTACCGGACAAAGCTGCGATTTCGCTGCCCTCCGCAAGGATGGCTGCCTTCGACTCAGCAATATAACGATGTACCACTTCAACTGCCTCATCTACATCGCGACGTACAATCGCTTCAACGAGCTGGCGGTGCATCTGGGAGTGGACGGATGCGCCGGCCTCCTGGCGAATCAGACTGGTAATCAACGATTCCAACGTTTCCGCAATGTGTTCGTAGAGTTCAATTAAAATTTCATTATGCGAAGCACTGATAATACATTGATGAAGGAGGATGTCCTCTGCGATATACCGGTCCGTTTCTCCGCGCGCCAACGCAGACTCACAATTGTCCAACAACACCAGCATCCTGTGTGCCTCATCGTCCGTTCGCCGCTGCGCCGCCAAATAGGCACCCTCACGTTCGAGCGCATGCCGGACCTCCAACGTATGCAGCCGGTTCGTCCTCAAAATGCGTCGGTGCAGCATAACCCCCAGGGCACTGGATGAACAGACATATGTTCCATCCCCCTGCCTTGTCTGTAACAGACCCGCATGCGTTAACGCCCGAATCGCCTCCCGCAAGGTATTGCGGCTGACATTCAAATCCGCCATCAACGCGGGTTCCGGCGGAATGCGCATGCCAACCGGCCACGTCCCGGACTCGATCAACGCTTCCATCTGTAAGACAACTTGTTCAACCAGTGTCAATCGGTTCGTTTTCTGCAGCATCGCATCACACCTTTCAATGCACCAAACATAGGATGATTCGGTGATTGGTATATTAGGAAGTTTAACATATACATCAGTGCACCAGCAGCACCTGAGCGATTTCCTCTTCACAAGGTGGTATGCATGCACCCAATGCCCGTTGTAAATTGGGTGCTTCACGAGAGCATTGATGACACTGGACGAGCGTGCTGCGTTTTTTATCCAATCCATGCATCGTCCTAAATCCGGCCTGAATCCCATACTCCATCAGCATGCTGGAAAAAAACAGCGGAGCATCAGGATTTGGAGTCGCAATATGTGTAAAAACTTAGGGTCAAAAGGATTTTCGCTCACTGAAAAATTTACGGTTGCCTTTTTCAGGCCTTTGTGCATATCATTTAAGCAAATGTTGGTCTAGGGAAAAAGTTTTAGTTTTGACTAATTATCCGGCAATGTTCTTACACGATGCAGTGATTCTGTTCATGACACTGAAGTGGGGCACTTTACCTCAAAAGTTTCCCTAAACTAAAATTCTGTCGTACACCTAAAAGTTTGTCTCGCATCTAAGTTTGCTTGGTAGTCCCGTAAAACAACTACGAAGGGATGTGTCTTTAGTGAGTGTTCCAGCAGCAAACCTGCCATCGGAAGACAAAACTGTTCTTGCTGCCCGCGCAGCTATTGCACGGCAACGCAAAGGTATTCGTGCACTCCTTCCGTTTCTAGGCCCGGCTTTTATCGCCGCAGTCGCGTACATTGACCCAGGAAACTATGCAACGAACATTCAAAGTGGTTCAGAATTTGGCTACAAGCTGCTATGGGTTGTCGTATTGGCAAATGTCATGGCGATGCTGATTCAAAACATGTCCGCAAAGTTGGGTATTGCAACTGGTAAAAACTTGCCTGAGATGTGTCGAGCACACTTTCCGAAGTGGTTGTCATACCTGCTTTGGGGATTTTCCGAAGTTGCGGCAATGGCAACGGACATCGCCGAATTTCTTGGGGCAACGCTTGGATTGAATTTGCTTTTTCACATTCCGATGCTGATCGCCACGTTGATCACAGGTGTCGCGACATACCTAATTTTGATGCTCGATCGATTTGGTTTTCGACCACTCGAGAAGTTCATTAGTGCACTGGTCATCGTGATTGCCCTA
Above is a genomic segment from Alicyclobacillus cycloheptanicus containing:
- a CDS encoding sensor histidine kinase, encoding MKLRTQLLLINAASIALLVAAVAASHTMMLLDVHQARLLTIITIAAGILSSVAYWGMTIPVSRSIQELIGFAEQVGDGQLEDASMHPSGPYEVRQLTRSVQDMKARLQSHLRQLELDEKTRRELIANVSHDLRTPIASIQSFVEALQDRVIDDTETSQAYLTTIHREVRRLNSLIDDLFELSKLEAGQETFEPVPCHLDQIIIEVLDSYSVRIHEKMLQVHVSVGDDIPVLHLMPEKMMRVLNNLVDNAVRHSPQGGLLRINVQAHPHAGFIEVTIRDEAERVTGEDAKRVFERFYRVDKSRNKRSGGAGLGLAIARSLVELHGGEIGVRTPPNTTQGNEFWFTLPLHKR
- a CDS encoding FadR/GntR family transcriptional regulator; translated protein: MLQKTNRLTLVEQVVLQMEALIESGTWPVGMRIPPEPALMADLNVSRNTLREAIRALTHAGLLQTRQGDGTYVCSSSALGVMLHRRILRTNRLHTLEVRHALEREGAYLAAQRRTDDEAHRMLVLLDNCESALARGETDRYIAEDILLHQCIISASHNEILIELYEHIAETLESLITSLIRQEAGASVHSQMHRQLVEAIVRRDVDEAVEVVHRYIAESKAAILAEGSEIAALSGNLSDIESR
- a CDS encoding molybdopterin-dependent oxidoreductase, translating into MRIQWFKHGTWPKWLVGLHHYTIASFILLTASGMALYLPAVHAPLIPYLPIIYRIHILLGLIFAITLITPFLRILPKGRRIWKFDWTLPILLGVPLVATGIFLWGGTVLPATITSHAFSWHGWLTIGLGAWILIHAFYKALGIRPNAAGVAGRVDPERRLFLRSAGMGALGTLAITFIDPISIVRALHAAGPGASSSPTANARGVQRFGAYYTVVNGYPSMALDAYRLRVDGDVTSAKTLSWSQIKSLTPYSEVKDFHCVTGWSVPNVHWRGIHLSQLVRLVEPTSRVKYVNFYSFDGAYTESLSLSEALDPSVLLAYEMDGQPLEQAQGAPLRLVVPKMYGYKSIKWLNRVEFSDKPITGYWEHYGYPNEAYL
- a CDS encoding response regulator transcription factor — its product is MKQRILVIEDDENIRDVCRRYMEREGYEVLAASDGYEGSAMFQRCETDLVVVDIMLPGKDGYELCQEIRQQADTPIIILTARGDERDRLMGLTLGADDYLTKPFSPRELMLRIHNVLRRVNLSKSLDPQDSAVLSYGRLTIDLSVRRVMIAGQAIDLTAKEFEVLCVMARRPGQVFSKGQLLDLVWGYDNLVNTSAVTVLIRRLREKIETNPSQPVFIRTVWGIGYRFEPSGEGRT
- a CDS encoding CynX/NimT family MFS transporter — protein: MEKRNQPLGKSFQAASQALLVTGIIVTAANLRAAITGVGPLVTEICQNTGLSTAWAGMLTTLPLVAFAVVSPVAPVIARRIGIEFALAASMGLLTVGIVVRGIFSDIGLFVGMFLVGVGIAMGNVLLPSLVKRDFAARVGLMTGLYTISMSVWAAIASGISVPLSHVLHLGWRGSMMSWGILSIVCILVWLPQMRKHHIPQAIKSAVNVWKSGLAWQVTFFMGLQSFLFYVSIAWLPEILQSRGMSETASGWMLSLLQFVSLPASFVVPIVAGRRASQRGLVVFCSLLFLIGYAGLLCELNALNWLWVVLIGVAGGAAISLALSFFGLRSQSSDEAAKLSGMAQSVGYLMAAIGPALVGFLHHALGAWTVPLLMLIGITVLLFIFGMGAGRNAFIGRAEVRENLAEQA